CCTTTTGATCCATATTGAGCCAACAACTCTCTTGAACGTATTCGGTTATTTTCTTCATTTCTATTTTTAACAATGAAGCCACCTTTAATCAAATTATTTTTTATTTCTATCAAGTTCGTTTCCAAATTGGGAAAACTGTCTGGTTTCTTTATTATAGATAGAGCTTGCTTAAACTGTTGTTCATTTTTGAATTTCAATAGTGCACCTGTTAATAAATTTACACCCACATAATTATTTTTAGGGGTTTTGCGAAATATATTATAATTCGATGCTTCCATAAATTACTTACTCCTTTTTTACAAGGGGACAATTTGATAATAACTCATTCTTGCATCCTCCATAACAATATTCGAGAAAAGGACACTGAATGCATTGTTTTATTTCAAATGGATCCTTACTAATAAAAGAATAAAAAAGAGAAAAATTCCGTTTTTCAATTCCTTGCTCATTTATACTTCCAATAATTTTATTCTTAAAAAACTGAGAAAAACATTGATAAAAATTACCCTCTAAATCTATTAGAAAATGGTTCCAGTGTTCAGCAAAACAATATGAATAGTTTGTAAACCAATTAAATGTAAATGGGATTTCCCTGCTTTTTAATTCTTCTCTTAATAGATTGATAGAGGTAGTCTCAAAAAAAGAGAATTTAGAATTATGTAGAGCTTCTTTTTGCCAACATGGGAAAAAGGGTATCTTTACAACTTCAATAATATTTTTGTCTATCTTCTCTGATATTGAATCGACTAATTCAATAATATTTTTAGGATTTGAATGATTGTCAATATTATAAAAACATAATATCAGCTTCTGGAAAATACCCAAGCGATTTAATCTTTTTATCCTTTCAGTATAAAATTTTATCTTTTCTAATAAATTTAATTCTTTTTCATTTATATCAAAAAATAAATAGTTAAAGTTAAAATAATCTCTAAAATCTTTATTTGGTAATTTTAAAGAATTAATAGGATTAATAGGATGAAGCACTGTAAATAAATTTCCGGTACTATATCTACAAATTTTTCTAAGTTCATTAATTGCTTTAGCATATTTATTAATTGAATTTAGATTGGGCATATAAAATTGAACCCAAGTATGCTCCGCCATTTGAATTTTTTGTTTCAACCATTTTATAATCTTTTCTTTTAACTTATTATGATCTTCTATTTTAAAAACAAAACTAATAAAAACAATATGACGACTGAACCTAATAAATTTATTCTTGAGAGATTTTACTTTTAATGACTCATTTTTTAATTTATTACTTCCCCCACATGTAAAATCTGAAATATTTAGCATTTTTCACATCCTTTTATATAAATTAAATAAACTGGGGAGATAATTTGTTTCTTCTCCCCAGGTAAAACCCCACACGTTTTTATAGATTAGGTTTTTCATCTAGAATCGCTACACACTGTTCACCACCACAATCAGCAAGTGGAACTGCAGACTTTGCAATATCTCCTTCTTTAAGAATAGTTATTTCCTCATCAAGCTGTATAGGGTTGATAAGAAATTTCATTTCTTCCTCCATATTTTACCCTTGTCCACTTTTCCTTCTCACCCAGGAATTTATTTACCTCACGGCATAAGGCGAGAAGTATTCCCTCAGCAACAGTATGAATAGCCATTTCTGGTTTGCCATATCCAAAATGGAACTTCTCCCAGCCGGTCTGCCTCTCTACATTGGGAAGAAAAATAGAGATGCAGATATTCAAGTGAATTTATTTTTTCCAACCCATCGGATATACATCCAACGGGTTAAAATTACGAATATATTTCTCACAGAGGTGTGAGATAATTTAAATATTTTTTGATAAAGATATTGGTATTCTTTAACTTTCATAATTTCTTATAAAATATTTTATGGGGCCTTTTAGGTAGCGTTATTTCACAAAACAAAAAAGGACGCCACTTCCATAACGTCCTGTCTCAAGGTATACCCTACCTAATCACCAAGACATAAGAAAGTGCGTCCGAATTGGACGCAACCTTCTCACTTGCTCTGGTGATTCGATAAAATAGGTATTTATGAGACAGAACCAGTAAAAGGTGCGAAAAATTTTTATTCTCGCTTTAAAACAGCTAAGTCATTTTTTTCCCTTAATTACAAATTAGTATATTTTTCACATTTCATATTTTAAACCATTTTTATTTCAATAATTTTTTAAATTCTTCAATACCAATGTTTGCATCTTTTAGAATACTTTTTAACACTTTAGGGTGAAGAATTTTTCCTGAATGATAAGGAATTGTAACACGAGTATTTAGTTCATTTCGGTAAATTTTATGACTACCACTTTGTCGTACCAAATGGAATCCTAAATGTTTTAGTGCTTTTATAACTTTGTCAGCTGTAACTCTTGGTAGTTTTTCACTCATATAGCCATTTTCATAGTCGTCAAACTAATCATTTCAATTTGCGGAAGCACTTCATCATTTTCTAATCTATCTTCAATATGAAGCCGAACAGCATCTCTAATATTTTCTAATGTCTCTTCATAAGTCATTCCTTGTGTATAGCACCCTTGTAACTCAGGACAAAATGCAAAGTAACCATCCTTGTCTTTTTCTGTCACAATGGAAAATTGATAATAATTCATATTTTATTTCTCCATCGTATTTCTTATGTAATTATGTAAAAAAAATACAGAATTCATTTTATTCCATATCAAATTATTTAGGGGGTATAATAACTTAGCTATTCTCTCTAATAGGGTGAACTAACATAATTTATCCGCAGACTGGCGGACGTGATAATCTAACTGTCATTTTATTACACCCCCTTAACTTTGAAAAATATAGTACAAAATTAATATCCTTATTTTTATTCTGTCAAATTTTTCAGCAAATTTTTTTAATTTTTTTCAATAAATTCTCAAAAAACTAAAAAAGTTGACTGTTATTTCAATATCTTGATAAACTTTCTAATATGTTTAAAATAATATCTAACAAAATA
The sequence above is a segment of the Candidatus Cloacimonadota bacterium genome. Coding sequences within it:
- a CDS encoding type II toxin-antitoxin system HicA family toxin → MSEKLPRVTADKVIKALKHLGFHLVRQSGSHKIYRNELNTRVTIPYHSGKILHPKVLKSILKDANIGIEEFKKLLK
- a CDS encoding SPASM domain-containing protein, whose protein sequence is MLNISDFTCGGSNKLKNESLKVKSLKNKFIRFSRHIVFISFVFKIEDHNKLKEKIIKWLKQKIQMAEHTWVQFYMPNLNSINKYAKAINELRKICRYSTGNLFTVLHPINPINSLKLPNKDFRDYFNFNYLFFDINEKELNLLEKIKFYTERIKRLNRLGIFQKLILCFYNIDNHSNPKNIIELVDSISEKIDKNIIEVVKIPFFPCWQKEALHNSKFSFFETTSINLLREELKSREIPFTFNWFTNYSYCFAEHWNHFLIDLEGNFYQCFSQFFKNKIIGSINEQGIEKRNFSLFYSFISKDPFEIKQCIQCPFLEYCYGGCKNELLSNCPLVKKE
- a CDS encoding type II toxin-antitoxin system HicB family antitoxin, producing MNYYQFSIVTEKDKDGYFAFCPELQGCYTQGMTYEETLENIRDAVRLHIEDRLENDEVLPQIEMISLTTMKMAI